Genomic segment of Paenibacillus polymyxa:
CAATCGAATTTTGCTGTTAAATGCCTTTTTAAAAATACCAGCTGGAACCATCAGTGCACCACTTTTTGAATATGGCTTCGTAATATTGGCATTATGGCCGTTCACGATGGCTGTATTGCTGCCGCTTTGCAACCGCAATTCCAGCATGGTTTTATCTTGATCTGCTGCAACTGCTGGCAAAGCGGAAAGCAGAAGGGACAATGCGACAGCGCCGACCCCCAGCTTACGCATCATTTTTCTTTGAATATGCTTCACAGTAAATCTCCCTTTAGCTTTATTTTATAGATTCAAGAGCCGTTATTGTTCACTTTCCAGTAGTTGCCCCTTGAGCTGGCTCCGATGTTTCCTTAGGAAGCGCTACGCCGCCATCTTCAGCGGCCTCCGAACCGTTCGAATCTTCACCATCTTCTCCAGACTGAATGGACTCATAGATTTCACCATTATCCTGTGTCAGTACTAGCTTGCGCTTCACAATATCACCGTCCGACTGCATTAGTACACTCACCGTTTGACCTGGTTGATAGTTTTTAAGCAGCTCATTGACATCAATGGCCGAAGCTACACGCTTACCGTTAATGCTATACAGCTCATCGCCTTCCTTGATTTTGGCCTGAATGGCATTGGCTGAGGTAATTTTCGTAACTTTCAGAGGGTCCTCGGTAGGTAATCCAACGATAGCTGACCAGCTCTCTTCCAGACTCAGACCAAGACTGGCACGCCGAACCTCTCCGTATTTGAAAAATTGGCCGATGACATATTTCACCGTATCCGACGGAATCGAAAAGCCCATATTTTCAATGCCGACCGCCGAGAATTTCATCGTATTGATCCCAATGACCTCACCCTTGAGATTGACCAGCGGACCGCCGCTGTTACCAGGATTGATCGCGGTATCACTTTGGATCAAACGATAAGCAGCGTTGACACCACGGTTCAGCCCGCTAACAACACCCGAGGTTGCCGAATTGCGAAGTGAAAAGGATATAGGCGTACCAATAGCCACTACCTGCTCACCTACCTGTAGACTGTTCGTTGAAGCTGCCAAGGTGGCGGGTTTGAGGCCGCTTGCCTTGATTTTGACTAATGCCAAATCACTGATCGGATCGCTGTAGCTGTCGGTGATTCCGTAAGATTTTCCGTCCGAGGTTACGACCACGGCATCACCTAATCCTTCGATAACATGTGCATTCGTCACAATCCATCCATCGCTACGAATGATAACACCCGTGCCGTGAGCTAGGTTGTATCGATCTCCTCCTGCTACGGTCTCTCCCGTGGCTGAACGGCCAATGATACCGACCACAGAAGGAGATACATTTTTAACCACCTGCGGCACACGATCGGCCGATAACGTATATGTACCATTTGCGCTGTTATATGCGCCGCTGGTTCCTAATGCTTTATTCATATCGCTTACGTTAACATAGACCCCACCATTAATGACTTTGGCCTTTAACGCAGTCCCACTGCTGGCTGCACCTGCCGTTCCAGAAACACATAGAGCGCTGCCCAAAGCCAGAACAACTGCCCTTTTCCCCATCTTACGCATATACTCACCATTTCCTCTCTTACATGACCCTGTTCTATCAGTTAGTCCAAATCTACCATAGAGGGGACACGTATACAATCGCTTTAAGCCCTATCTTTTTCTAAAAGGCGCCGTTTGCTACATCCCTGTCCTCTCATGCTATTTATATTATAAATTTTCCAAATCCTTATATCAAAAAAATAAGCAAAAACGATAAATAATCGTTATACCGTTTAGGTCATTCCTTCGTTTACGGGCATAACCAACTATGATACCATCACATTATATCTTAGTTTTATTGTCGGAAATAAAGAATAAAATCATGAGTCCTCTATCCAAAACACTAAAGTATAAATAAGCACCCACAGGAGGTTAAAAGAATGGCCTACGAACCAATCTGGAACGCTCATCCCGATAAGCTTAACAAATTCGAGTTAGTCAAGCTGGAAAAGGACGGTCTCGACGTTATCCGTACCATTATCGAAAACTATGCCAACGAAGGCTATGACTCGATCTCTGCGGACGATATGGATCGTTTCAAATGGGCTGGGGTATATCAGCAAAAGCCCAAGGATGGTCATTTCATGATGCGGGTCCGCATCAACACAGGGATCATGACTTCAGCACAGGCACATGCATTGGCGGACATATCCGCGCTATATGGACGCGGTCTTGTGGATGTCACCACTCGCCAGGCGATTCAATTTCACTGGCTGACGGTCGAAAGCTTACCCGATATTTTCGAAAGACTGGAAAAAGTCAATTTGTATTCCTTTGAAGCCTGTGGAGACTGCCCGCGTACCATTGTCGGTAATCCGCTGGCTGGCATCGATCCCAATGAATTGGTGGATACCCAGGAGATTGTAGATGAAGTAAACCGCTTTTTCTTATTAAATCGTGACTTCTCCAATCTGCCGCGCAAGTACAAAATGTCTATCTCCGGTAATACGTACAATAATGCACAGGCTGAAATTAACGACCTGTCCTTCACTCCAGCCACCAAGATCCTCGACGGAAAAGAAGTGGTCGGCTTCCATGCGATGGTTGGTGGAGGTTTGTCCGCCAAGCCGCATATGGCACAGTCTCTGGATTTGTTTGTTCGTCCTGAGGAAGTACTGAAGGTTGCTATTGCTGTCACCACCATTTTCCGTGATTACGGCTATCGGGAAAAGCGGCACCATGCCCGCTTGAAATTCCTCGTTGCCGATTGGGGCCCAGACAAATTTCTGGCTAAGCTCACCGAGTACATCGGTGAAATGCCCGGACGAGGCGAGGACAAAACGATTGGCTGGCAAGCCGCCTATTTTGACGGCGTGCATCCTCAAGCTCAAAAAGGTCTGAACTATGTCGGTCTGAACGTTCCTGTCGGTCGCCTTAGTGCTGACGAGTTACATGAACTGGCCGACCTGGCTGACCGCTATGGCGATGGTCAGATTCGTACCACGATGTCGCAAAACATTTTGCTGAGCGGCGTACCGGATGAGCAGGTGGATGAACTACTGGAAGCCCCCGTCCTGCAACGCCTGACACCACAGCCCAAGCATTTTATGAGTCGTACGGTATCGTGCACAGGAAATGAGTTTTGCAATTTGGCGATTGTGGAAACCAAAAAACGGGCGGTTGACGTTGCCGAGTATTTGGATCAGCACGTACAATTGGATGAAAAGGTGCGCATTCATTTTATCGGTTGTCCGAATTCCTGCGGTCAAAAGCATATTGCGGACATTGGTCTGCAAGGCTCGCTTATTAAGACACCGGAAGGCTTGGTCGACGCGTTCGATATCGCTGTCGGCGGAGCGCTTGGAGCAGGCGCCCAGTTTAACAAGGCGCTCAAAGGCCGCGTACGCGGGGATCAGGTTGGACCTGTACTGGCAGAGCTCATTCAGTTCTACAAAGAAAACAGGAGCGCCGGCGAAAGCTTTTACGCATATGTACAGCGTGTAGGTATTCCGACTTTCCAGGAAAAGCTGTCTGCCATTTTACAATCCAGCCACGTTGCATCCTAAATATAGAGTCTATTAACAGCCTGCTTGTATTACATATACAAGCAGGCTGTTTCTTATCGTCATACAACCTCGCAATATCGTTTCCCTCAATTCCACAAAAAAAGACACCGGATTACTCCGGTATCAATATTTTCGCAAAATCCAGTACTGTTGGCTTATGAGCACCTGTTGTAGATGTCACCACCACGTAGCCTGAAGGTATCTTGTATATCAATCCCGTATCGTATCGGATGCCGAAGGAATTATCCTCCTTATAATGAGTCCTCGTTTCCCACACCTTCGTACCGTTTCCTTTCAGGCCTGTAATGGTGATGCCATGCATTTTCGTGGTTTTACCCAGTGGATCATATTGATCACTGAACTGGACATACAACTGCTCCTCAGGCAGATACACCCGGTCAGCCGCATAGTCCTCTGTATTACCAAATAATTGCAGGCCATTACTTAGCACCTGTGTACGCTTGCTGTTTCCTTTAAGCCCTGTTACAGCAATATGACCGCTCGGCAACTCACGTACTGCGGCAATTTCTTTACCTGATCCTAAGTCCAGATGGATGTCACGAATATCGCGACCATATACATCTGCTTGTACCCCAACGGGACCATCTGAGCTGTTCAAAAGCGCATAATATCCATTGTGACTGCCGACCAGCCAACCCGAGGTCACTCCGGCCGTCGTTCGATTCCATTGTAGATCGCCAGTTTCAGTGTATTTGAGTACAGTGAAGGACTGCTCCGCAAGGTTTAGATAGGAGACCAGGAAACTGCCATCCTCCAGTGTCTCCAAACCAACCTGAGAATCCTGCCCATGAGATATCAAGCCATCTGTGGGTAATGTTTTGGACCACAAGGTGTTTCCATCCTCGTCCAATCGGGAAGCCTGCAACTCTCGTATTCCGTTCGGTTTTGTATAATCAATCAGAAACAGCAAGCCCCTATCCGGCGTCTCCCGCTGGACTCCCCTGCTGCTTGTCCCGGGTTGTACGTTCAGGTCCTGCTGATGTTTCCATACAGCCTCCACAGAACTGTCCAGCTTGCCATATGTGACGTGTACTACACTTGCTTCTGTATCGTCCTCGACGTTCAGCATTAAAAACCCACCATTCGCTGCGGGTTGAATGTAATCATGAGCGTTTTCTAAATCCTTAATACTGCCAATTGCTGCACTTGTTTCGATTTCGGCTTGTTTGGGCGCAAACGCTTCAGACACCTCGGAGGCATAGGACGGTGCAGCACTATAACCCATCAAACATGCCGCCAAAGCAGCTCCTGCTACCCATGAATATACACGTGTACGTAAAACTCTACTTTGCTTAATCTTCAAGCGTTCCAGCTCCCTTCATGACTTCCTCAATGATGTTGTATGAACCTTAGATGTGATAAAACTACAGACGGTTTCGCTTCAACTTGTAATGGTTGTCACGCGGGCAAGGAACTCCGTATGATGCTAAGTAATCATAAATTATATATTTACCTCTTCAAGCCCGAGCCTAAACATCCAAAACTCCAAAATTTAGAGACTACTCAGAGACTTTCTGTCGATGAATATACGTATAGATTTATTATTCCAGCGCTTGGTAAACTATGTGTCACATGCTTTAACGCAGGAATTTGATAAAAGTTTTCTTTTTTTACAAAAAAAATAAAACCCTGCAAGACGAAGGCATCAATACACTAGTTCGTATTCTGCCTTCCTGCCTGTGCAGGGTTTTTAAATCGTACGTTAAATGGTATCTATAGATCGACTGTCTGAAGCGCTTGACTACGCTGGGTATCCCGTTCAAGGATCGGCTTTAAGTATCGGCCTGTATAGGATTCTTCGACTCTCACGAGTTGCTCCGGTGTCCCGGTAGCCAAGATCGTTCCACCGCCGCTTCCGCCTTCCGGTCCCAAATCAATCAGATAATCGGCTGTTTTAATCACATCCAGATTATGCTCAATAACCAGCACCGTCTCTCCTGAATCAACCAAACGATGCAGCACCGTCAATAATCGGTCAATATCGTGAACATGCAGACCGGTTGTCGGCTCGTCCAAAATATAAATGGTTTTGCCTGTGCTACGACGATACAATTCGGAGGCCAGCTTCACGCGCTGTGCTTCACCGCCAGACAAGGTAGTTGCAGGCTGACCCAGCTTGATATACCCCAATCCTACATCCATCAGCGTCTGGATCTTGCGATGAATCTTCGGAATATTTTCAAAAAACTCCGTTGCATCCTCAACCGTCATCTCCAGCACATCGGCAATACTTTTCCCTTTGTATTTAACCTCCAGGGTCTCCCGATTATAACGCTTGCCTTTGCACACTTCGCATGGAACATACACATCCGGCAGAAAATGCATCTCAATCTTGATGATACCGTCGCCTCTACAAGCTTCACAACGGCCTCCCTTAACGTTAAAGCTAAAGCGGCCTTTCTTGTAGCCTCGTACTTTGGCCTCGTTCGTCTGCGAGAATAAATCACGGATATCATCAAATACACCAGTATACGTTGCAGGATTGGAACGCGGTGTACGGCCAATTGGCGATTGATCGATCTCAACAACCTTTTCGATATGTTCTAGTCCGCGAATTTCTTTATGCTGCCCTGGACGTACTCTCGCCCGGTTTAGATCACGCGCTAACGTTTTGTACAAAATTTCGTTTACCAGTGTCGATTTTCCAGAGCCGGAGACACCAGTAACAGCTGAGAAAACACCCAGCGGAATTTTGACATTCACATTTTTGAGATTGTTCTCCTTGGCTCCGCGAATCTCCAGCCACTTATCAGCAGGCTTGCGCCGCTCGGTATTGACCGGAATGAACTTGCGTCCGCTCAAATACTGCCCGGTTAAGGAATTCGGGTCTTCCATAACTTCCTGCGGAGTCCCCTGCGACATGATCATCCCACCATGGATTCCAGCTCCTGGCCCAATATCAATGATATAGTCCGCCGCCATCATCGTATCTTCGTCATGCTCCACGACAATCAACGTATTACCGAGGTTCCGCATATGCTCCAAAGCACTTATCAGACGGTCATTATCTCGCTGATGCAGACCGATACTAGGCTCGTCCAAAATATAAAGCACACCCATCAGACTGGACCCGATCTGTGTCGCCAGTCGGATACGCTGTGCTTCACCGCCTGACAACGTGCCTGCCGCACGGCTTAAAGTCAGGTATTCCAGACCAACGTTAACGAGGAATCCCAGACGGCTGTTAATTTCTTTTAAAATGAGATTGGCAATCGACATCTCCTTCTCACTCAGCTCCAGTGTATGGAAAAAGTTTGAGGCTTCACCGATAGACAAAGCTGTCACAAAAGCTATATTACGCTCTTGAATGGTTACCGACAGACTTTCTTTTTTCAGTCGGTGTCCCTTACAGGTGTTACATGGCTTTGCACTCATAAACCCTTCAATAAATTCACGTATACCTTCAGAAGCCGTATCACGATAACGACGCTCCAGATTGGGGATAATCCCCTCAAAGGTCACATAGGCTTCCTTACGTTGACCAAAATCATTCTCATAGCGGAAACGGATCTTCTGCTCTCCCGTTCCATGTAAAATGAGGTTCATTTGTTCTGTCGTCAATTGACTAACAGGAATGTCCTGCGGAATACCGTAGTGCTCGCATACTGACTGTAAAAATTGAGGATAATAAGTGGAAGTTCCACCACTCCAAGCCTGAAACGCCCCATCCTCCACACTTTTTTCAGGATCGGGAATGAGCAGATCAGGGTCAACTACCATTTTAACTCCTAACCCATCACAATCTGGACAAGCGCCAAACGGACTATTAAAGGAAAACATTCTTGGAGACAGTTCATCTATGCTGAATCCACAAATAGGACATGCAAAGTTGGAGCTGAACCGCAACTCCTCTTGCCCCATAATGTCTACGAGCAACTGCCCACCTGAAAGATTCAGTGCCGTCTCAATAGAGTCAGACAGACGCGCACGTACATCTTCCTTGACTACGATGCGGTCTACGACCACTTCAATCGAGTGCTTCTTGTTCTTTTCCAGCTCAATCTTCTCAGACAATTCACGTAGTTCTCCATTCACACGTACCCGTACAAAACCCTGCTTGGCTATATCCGTAAACAGTGTTTTATGTTCACCTTTGCGGCCGGATACCAATGGAGCCAGAATCTGAAGTCTTGTCTTTTCAGGATACTGTAAAATGCGGTCTACCATCTGTTCAACGGTCTGTGAAGTAATTTCAATGCCATGTTCAGGACAATGAGGATGACCCACCCGAGCAAACAACAACCGTAGGTAGTCATAGATTTCGGTAACCGTTCCGACAGTAGAACGCGGATTCCGACTTGTTGTTTTCTGGTCAATGGAAATGGCAGGAGACAGACCGTCAATCGAATCAACGTCTGGTTTCTCCATTTGTCCGAGGAATTGACGGGCATACGCAGATAAAGATTCCACATACCGCCGTTGCCCTTCCGCATAGATCGTATCGAAAGCCAGCGACGATTTACCTGAGCCGCTAAGCCCTGTCAGGACGACGAACTTGTCCCGTGGAATCGTCACGTCAATATTTTTGAGATTATGCGCGCGTGCGCCTTTGATGATGATGCTTTCATTCGCCAAATGTTTCATCTCCTTAGCCGTAGTTCACGTCATGCTATATCGCATTGGATTATCCCATGGAAGTGATATATCGCAAAGAGAACGACCACATAGGCCGCCCTCACTATTTTTAAAAGCAAAGCAATCAAACATTTTTTTTCATATGTTTTGCTTCTAGCTTATTCTCAATCTTTAATCAGCTCGTAACTCCAGCAAAGCATCACGCAGCTCGGCTGCCCGCTCGAACTGTAGGTTCTTGGCGGCGTCTTTCATCTCTGCTTCCAGACGCTGAATGAGTGATTGACGCTCCTTCTTGGAAAGTTTACCCGTCTCATTAGGAAGGTAATCATTCTTAGACTCTGCCACCTTGGTTGCTTCAATAACATCACGAATCTTTTTACGGATGGTTTGCGGGGTAATCCCATGTTCTTCATTGTACTGAATTTGGATCGCACGACGACGTTCCGTTTCCTTTATCGCTTTATCCATAGAATCGGTAATCTTATCGCCGTACATAATAACACGACCGTCACTGTTCCGTGCTGCCCGTCCGATCGTCTGAATCAGAGAGCGCTCAGAACGCAGGAAGCCTTCTTTGTCCGCATCCAAAATCGCGACCAGCGATACTTCCGGCAAATCGAGGCCTTCCCGCAACAAGTTGATCCCGATCAATACATCGAAGGTCCCTAGACGAAGATCCCGCAAAATAGCCATCCGCTCCAACGTCTTAATCTCGGAGTGCATATACCGAACCTTGATGCCTACTTCTTTTAAATAGTCAGTCAAATCTTCAGACATCTTCTTCGTAAGTGTGGTCACCAGTACCCGTTCTTCACGTTCTATGCGAAGCCGTATCTCACTAATGAGATCGTCAATCTGCCCCTTGCTCGGACGCACCTCAATAATCGGATCAAGAAGCCCGGTAGGACGAATAATCTGCTGTACCATCGTTTCGCATTTCTCCATCTCATAGGGTCCTGGAGTAG
This window contains:
- a CDS encoding S1C family serine protease — its product is MRKMGKRAVVLALGSALCVSGTAGAASSGTALKAKVINGGVYVNVSDMNKALGTSGAYNSANGTYTLSADRVPQVVKNVSPSVVGIIGRSATGETVAGGDRYNLAHGTGVIIRSDGWIVTNAHVIEGLGDAVVVTSDGKSYGITDSYSDPISDLALVKIKASGLKPATLAASTNSLQVGEQVVAIGTPISFSLRNSATSGVVSGLNRGVNAAYRLIQSDTAINPGNSGGPLVNLKGEVIGINTMKFSAVGIENMGFSIPSDTVKYVIGQFFKYGEVRRASLGLSLEESWSAIVGLPTEDPLKVTKITSANAIQAKIKEGDELYSINGKRVASAIDVNELLKNYQPGQTVSVLMQSDGDIVKRKLVLTQDNGEIYESIQSGEDGEDSNGSEAAEDGGVALPKETSEPAQGATTGK
- a CDS encoding nitrite/sulfite reductase, which gives rise to MAYEPIWNAHPDKLNKFELVKLEKDGLDVIRTIIENYANEGYDSISADDMDRFKWAGVYQQKPKDGHFMMRVRINTGIMTSAQAHALADISALYGRGLVDVTTRQAIQFHWLTVESLPDIFERLEKVNLYSFEACGDCPRTIVGNPLAGIDPNELVDTQEIVDEVNRFFLLNRDFSNLPRKYKMSISGNTYNNAQAEINDLSFTPATKILDGKEVVGFHAMVGGGLSAKPHMAQSLDLFVRPEEVLKVAIAVTTIFRDYGYREKRHHARLKFLVADWGPDKFLAKLTEYIGEMPGRGEDKTIGWQAAYFDGVHPQAQKGLNYVGLNVPVGRLSADELHELADLADRYGDGQIRTTMSQNILLSGVPDEQVDELLEAPVLQRLTPQPKHFMSRTVSCTGNEFCNLAIVETKKRAVDVAEYLDQHVQLDEKVRIHFIGCPNSCGQKHIADIGLQGSLIKTPEGLVDAFDIAVGGALGAGAQFNKALKGRVRGDQVGPVLAELIQFYKENRSAGESFYAYVQRVGIPTFQEKLSAILQSSHVAS
- the uvrA gene encoding excinuclease ABC subunit UvrA is translated as MANESIIIKGARAHNLKNIDVTIPRDKFVVLTGLSGSGKSSLAFDTIYAEGQRRYVESLSAYARQFLGQMEKPDVDSIDGLSPAISIDQKTTSRNPRSTVGTVTEIYDYLRLLFARVGHPHCPEHGIEITSQTVEQMVDRILQYPEKTRLQILAPLVSGRKGEHKTLFTDIAKQGFVRVRVNGELRELSEKIELEKNKKHSIEVVVDRIVVKEDVRARLSDSIETALNLSGGQLLVDIMGQEELRFSSNFACPICGFSIDELSPRMFSFNSPFGACPDCDGLGVKMVVDPDLLIPDPEKSVEDGAFQAWSGGTSTYYPQFLQSVCEHYGIPQDIPVSQLTTEQMNLILHGTGEQKIRFRYENDFGQRKEAYVTFEGIIPNLERRYRDTASEGIREFIEGFMSAKPCNTCKGHRLKKESLSVTIQERNIAFVTALSIGEASNFFHTLELSEKEMSIANLILKEINSRLGFLVNVGLEYLTLSRAAGTLSGGEAQRIRLATQIGSSLMGVLYILDEPSIGLHQRDNDRLISALEHMRNLGNTLIVVEHDEDTMMAADYIIDIGPGAGIHGGMIMSQGTPQEVMEDPNSLTGQYLSGRKFIPVNTERRKPADKWLEIRGAKENNLKNVNVKIPLGVFSAVTGVSGSGKSTLVNEILYKTLARDLNRARVRPGQHKEIRGLEHIEKVVEIDQSPIGRTPRSNPATYTGVFDDIRDLFSQTNEAKVRGYKKGRFSFNVKGGRCEACRGDGIIKIEMHFLPDVYVPCEVCKGKRYNRETLEVKYKGKSIADVLEMTVEDATEFFENIPKIHRKIQTLMDVGLGYIKLGQPATTLSGGEAQRVKLASELYRRSTGKTIYILDEPTTGLHVHDIDRLLTVLHRLVDSGETVLVIEHNLDVIKTADYLIDLGPEGGSGGGTILATGTPEQLVRVEESYTGRYLKPILERDTQRSQALQTVDL